The Tamandua tetradactyla isolate mTamTet1 chromosome 8, mTamTet1.pri, whole genome shotgun sequence genome includes a window with the following:
- the UCP3 gene encoding putative mitochondrial transporter UCP3, with the protein MVGLNPSEVPPTTAVKLLGAGTAACFADLLTFPLDTAKVRLQIQGEKQAAWVTCSARYRGVLGTLLTMVRTEGPRSPYNGLVAGLQRQMSFASIRIGLYDSVKQFYTPKGSQHCSVATRILAGCTTGAMAVTCAQPTDVVKVRFQASIQIGPRGDRKYSGTMDAYRTIAKEEGVRGLWKGTLPNITRNAIVNCAEMVTYDIIKEKLLDYHLLTDNFPCHFVSAFGAGFCATVVASPVDVVKTRYMNSPPGRYYSPLDCMLRMVAQEGPTAFYKGFTPSFLRLGAWNVMMFVTYEQLKRALMKVQMLRESPF; encoded by the exons ATGGTTGGACTGAATCCATCAGAGGTGCCTCCCACAACAGCTGTGAAGCTCCTGGGGGCAGGCACGGCAGCCTGTTTTGCTGACCTCCTCACCTTTCCACTGGACACAGCCAAGGTCCGCCTACAG ATCCAGGGGGAGAAGCAGGCGGCCTGGGTGACCTGCAGCGCTCGGTACCGCGGTGTGCTGGGCACCCTCCTCACCATGGTGCGCACCGAGGGCCCCCGCAGCCCCTACAACGGGCTGGTGGCCGGCCTGCAGCGCCAGATGAGCTTCGCCTCCATCCGCATCGGCCTCTACGACTCCGTGAAGCAGTTCTACACCCCCAAAGGATCACAGC ACTGCAGCGTCGCCACCCGGATTTTGGCTGGCTGCACCACAGGGGCCATGGCGGTAACCTGTGCCCAGCCCACAGATGTGGTGAAGGTCCGATTCCAGGCCAGCATACAGATAGGTCCCAGGGGTGACCGGAAATACAGTGGGACTATGGATGCCTACAGAACAATCGCCAAAGAGGAAGGGGTCAGGGGCCTGTGGAAAG GAACTTTGCCCAACATCACAAGGAATGCCATTGTCAACTGTGCTGAGATGGTGACCTATGACATCATCAAGGAGAAGCTGCTAGACTATCACCTGCTGACCG ACAACTTCCCCTGCCACTTTGTCTCTGCCTTTGGAGCTGGCTTCTGTGCCACAGTGGTGGCTTCCCCAGTGGATGTGGTAAAGACCCGGTATATGAACTCACCCCCAGGCCGGTACTACAGCCCCCTAGACTGCATGCTGAGGATGGTGGCCCAAGAAGGGCCCACAGCCTTCTATAAAGG ATTCACACCCTCCTTTTTGCGTTTGGGAGCCTGGAATGTGATGATGTTTGTAACCTACGAGCAGCTGAAACGGGCCTTGATGAAAGTGCAGATGTTACGGGAATCTCCATTCTGA